GAGGCCTCGCTCGCGTGGCTGCGCGAGTTACCCGAGGACTCGGGCGCGCCACTGCTGCGTGGCGGCTTCGTCTTCGGCATGGTGGCCCAGCACGAGCAGCAGCACCTGGAGACGATCGCCGCCACGCTGCAACTCATGACGGCGCGCGACTGGCGGCCCACCGCGCTCGCGCGCCCCCGTCCCGGCCGGGCCGCTCAGCACGAGGTGTTCCTCCCCGGCGGCCCGGTGCGCCTGGGCAGCGACGCGCCCTGGGCCTACGACAACGAGCGCCCGGCGCACACCGCGCACGTGGAGGACTTCTTCCTGGACTCGCACCCGGTGACGAACGGGGACTACGCCGTCTTCGTCGCCGCGGGAGGCTACGAGGACGCGCGCTGGTGGACGCCCGAGGGCTCCGCCTGGGTGCGGCAGGAGGGCGCGCGCCACCCGCTCTTCTGGCTGCCCCAAGCGGGGGGACACTGGCGGCGGCGCTTCGGGTGGGAGGAGCCCCTGCCCCCGGACGAGCCCGTGCAGCACGTGAGCTGGTACGAGGCGGACGCCTACGCGCGCTGGGCCGGCAAGCGCCTGCCCACCGAGGCCGAGTGGGAGCGCGCCGCGTCGGGACTCGCCCCCGCCTCGCGCGCCTTCCCCTGGGGGGACTCGCCCCCGCGCGCCGACCAGGCCACGCTCGGCGGGGACACCTGGGGCCCCAGCCCCGTGGGCTCCTTCCCCGCCGGCGCCACCCCCGAGGGCGTCCACGGGCTGCTCGGCGATGTGTGGGAGTGGACGTCCAGCACTTTCGGCGGGTACTTGGGGTTCCAAGCGTTCCCCTACCGTGAATATTCGGAGGAGTTCTTCGGGACGGAGTACCGGGTGCTCAAGGGGGGCTCGTGGGCCACGGCGCCAGTGGCCGCGCGCAACAGCTTCCGCAACTGGGACTACCCCCTGCGCCGGCACATCTTCACCGGCTTCCGGTGCGCACGCGACGCGAGGTGAGACACATGGCGGCAGGCAAGGGCAGGCAGCGGTGGGAGGCGGGGCAGCCGGCGGTGACGATGCAGGT
Above is a window of Cystobacter fuscus DNA encoding:
- the egtB gene encoding ergothioneine biosynthesis protein EgtB; translated protein: MSPSVEVPAHEPAPPSEWKGRAMAELTEARARLLRMLERLGEAELVAQHSPLMSPIVWDVAHVANYEEQWLLRALGAPALTDPDVDSLYDALRHPRATRVHLPLLSPAQALAYAARVREASLAWLRELPEDSGAPLLRGGFVFGMVAQHEQQHLETIAATLQLMTARDWRPTALARPRPGRAAQHEVFLPGGPVRLGSDAPWAYDNERPAHTAHVEDFFLDSHPVTNGDYAVFVAAGGYEDARWWTPEGSAWVRQEGARHPLFWLPQAGGHWRRRFGWEEPLPPDEPVQHVSWYEADAYARWAGKRLPTEAEWERAASGLAPASRAFPWGDSPPRADQATLGGDTWGPSPVGSFPAGATPEGVHGLLGDVWEWTSSTFGGYLGFQAFPYREYSEEFFGTEYRVLKGGSWATAPVAARNSFRNWDYPLRRHIFTGFRCARDAR